One Legionella hackeliae DNA segment encodes these proteins:
- a CDS encoding hydrolase, producing MDQALKGLLPYLYAHENLMIEQLHQFCTINSGSENLPGLALMSEALEAAFKPLADDIQHHSLPTLTTINMKGEPITQRCGDILFIRKRPELKRRILLSGHMDTVFAANNPFQHLTYINDNQLNGPGVADMKGGLLVILHALSAFEGMPAAQQLGWDVVINADEEIGSPASSGFFDAIAANYQAALVYEPAMDPEGTLAKNRRGSGKLTLIATGKSAHAGRAFYQGRNAICYLAEAVIDIHALNGLRDGVTINIGKIAGGEALNVVPDKAVAKLDVRISKPEDEQWVRTQLDAIIAKMQRTDYSITVHGSFDRPVKRVCESTQKLFSRIQKLGRLLDLTINWEDSGGCCDGNNLARHGLAVIDTLGVRGGNIHSANEYILLNSLVERSALSSLLLHDLAQGGLEELHI from the coding sequence ATGGATCAAGCATTAAAGGGATTGCTACCCTATCTTTACGCTCACGAAAATCTCATGATAGAGCAACTACACCAATTTTGCACAATCAATTCTGGCTCGGAAAATTTACCAGGTTTAGCGCTAATGTCAGAAGCATTAGAAGCAGCATTTAAACCTCTCGCAGATGATATTCAACACCATTCATTACCAACACTAACAACAATCAATATGAAAGGAGAGCCTATTACTCAGCGATGTGGCGACATCCTTTTTATTCGAAAGCGGCCTGAATTAAAGCGCCGGATTCTCTTAAGTGGACATATGGATACCGTTTTTGCAGCAAATAATCCTTTTCAACATTTAACCTATATTAATGACAACCAATTAAATGGACCTGGGGTTGCTGATATGAAAGGTGGATTACTTGTTATATTACATGCCCTAAGTGCCTTTGAAGGTATGCCAGCAGCTCAACAACTGGGTTGGGATGTAGTAATTAATGCTGACGAAGAAATCGGCTCCCCAGCCTCCAGTGGTTTTTTTGACGCAATTGCGGCAAATTATCAGGCAGCATTAGTGTATGAACCTGCAATGGATCCGGAAGGAACTTTAGCAAAAAATAGACGAGGTAGTGGTAAATTAACGCTTATTGCCACAGGAAAATCAGCTCATGCCGGACGCGCTTTTTACCAGGGACGCAATGCTATTTGTTATTTGGCTGAAGCTGTCATTGATATCCATGCACTCAATGGACTTCGTGACGGAGTCACCATTAACATTGGTAAGATAGCTGGGGGCGAAGCACTAAATGTGGTGCCTGATAAAGCAGTAGCGAAACTGGATGTACGCATCAGTAAACCAGAAGATGAGCAATGGGTCAGAACTCAACTAGATGCCATTATTGCTAAAATGCAGCGTACCGATTATTCAATTACGGTTCATGGCAGCTTTGATCGCCCTGTTAAACGAGTCTGTGAATCCACTCAAAAATTGTTTTCCCGAATACAAAAACTTGGTCGTTTACTTGATTTGACAATAAATTGGGAAGACAGCGGCGGCTGTTGCGATGGTAACAATCTTGCTCGCCATGGATTGGCTGTCATTGATACCCTAGGTGTCCGAGGAGGAAACATCCATAGCGCCAATGAGTATATTTTACTCAATAGCTTGGTTGAGCGTTCAGCACTTAGTTCACTTTTGTTACATGATTTAGCTCAAGGTGGGCTTGAGGAATTACACATATGA
- the ubiG gene encoding bifunctional 2-polyprenyl-6-hydroxyphenol methylase/3-demethylubiquinol 3-O-methyltransferase UbiG: MKTKPTVDLQEIAKFSQHASQWWDKEGPLKTLHDINPVRLDFIKKYSTLSNKLILDVGCGGGILSEAMAKEGAHVIGLDLSEEALEAAKAHAVSNNIQIDYVCSPIEDYQHPGFDIITCMEMLEHVPEPQVIITHCARLLKPGGYLFLSTINRTLKAYTTVILAAEYLLGLLPRQTHEFDKFIKPSELGTMVRLAGMELAGLTGMNYNPWSRVATLDSSVAENYLVSCFKP, encoded by the coding sequence ATGAAAACAAAACCAACCGTTGATTTACAAGAAATTGCGAAGTTTTCGCAACACGCATCACAGTGGTGGGATAAAGAAGGCCCTTTAAAAACATTGCATGATATCAATCCTGTACGCCTTGATTTTATCAAAAAATACAGCACATTAAGCAATAAACTCATTCTTGATGTAGGTTGTGGAGGTGGGATTTTATCCGAAGCGATGGCAAAAGAAGGGGCTCACGTCATTGGGTTGGATTTATCGGAAGAAGCACTTGAGGCTGCCAAAGCTCATGCTGTTTCTAACAATATACAGATAGACTATGTTTGCAGTCCTATAGAAGACTATCAACACCCAGGTTTTGATATAATAACCTGCATGGAAATGTTGGAGCATGTGCCTGAACCACAAGTTATTATCACCCACTGTGCGCGTCTTTTAAAACCAGGTGGATACCTTTTTTTATCGACAATTAATCGAACATTAAAAGCTTATACGACGGTAATTTTAGCTGCAGAATACCTCTTGGGATTATTACCAAGGCAAACGCATGAGTTTGATAAATTTATCAAGCCAAGCGAGTTGGGAACCATGGTTCGCCTGGCAGGAATGGAATTGGCGGGTTTAACGGGTATGAATTACAACCCTTGGAGCAGAGTAGCAACATTAGATAGTTCAGTAGCAGAAAATTATTTGGTTTCCTGCTTTAAACCTTGA
- a CDS encoding uracil-DNA glycosylase family protein, which yields MNKLVNSLIKNTHPQWHPILGKALEEVNEDYLKELHQNNQWLPGINNLLAAFSLPLDKTNYLLLGESPYPRLQSANGYAFWDAAVQELWSPKGLSKEVNRATSLRNWIKMLLVARGDLKDDLSQMAIAKLDKSHFCQTGNDFFTALISKGFLLLNASLVYSENEVRTHARQWKPFMHSLLDQLAEYKPTLQLLLFGNIAKEIPQTKFSSCLIAEHPYNLSFINNPQVLEFFKPLDLLNDYENKTNR from the coding sequence ATGAATAAACTTGTGAACTCGCTTATAAAAAACACTCATCCTCAATGGCATCCTATACTGGGTAAGGCATTAGAAGAGGTAAATGAAGATTATTTGAAAGAATTGCATCAAAATAATCAGTGGTTACCGGGTATTAATAATTTATTAGCAGCGTTTAGTCTACCGCTGGATAAAACAAACTATTTGTTGTTGGGTGAGTCTCCGTATCCTCGATTGCAATCGGCGAATGGGTATGCATTTTGGGATGCTGCGGTACAAGAACTTTGGAGTCCTAAAGGACTAAGCAAAGAAGTTAATCGTGCAACCTCATTGCGAAACTGGATAAAAATGCTGCTTGTCGCCCGAGGAGATTTAAAAGACGACCTTTCTCAGATGGCAATTGCAAAATTGGATAAGTCCCATTTTTGTCAAACTGGTAATGATTTTTTTACAGCGCTTATCAGCAAAGGTTTTTTATTATTAAATGCTTCTTTGGTCTATAGTGAGAATGAGGTACGCACCCATGCGCGTCAATGGAAACCTTTTATGCATAGTCTTTTGGACCAATTGGCTGAATATAAGCCTACCTTGCAGTTGCTTTTATTTGGTAATATCGCAAAAGAAATACCTCAGACTAAGTTTTCTTCTTGCTTAATTGCTGAGCATCCCTACAATTTAAGTTTTATAAATAATCCTCAAGTATTGGAATTTTTTAAACCTTTAGACTTACTTAATGACTATGAAAACAAAACCAACCGTTGA
- a CDS encoding ProQ/FINO family protein, with the protein MSQQPESVKKDKLQIIDWLIEHFPGAFFKKGNQVKPLQIGIFDEIIDFYERLDTPPFSKKALREALSYYSSSPAYLNCQKPNAARVDLFGNEVDVVTEEQAKYAHQRYQQRYADKKAQGLKQETK; encoded by the coding sequence ATGAGTCAGCAACCTGAAAGCGTAAAAAAAGATAAATTGCAAATTATCGATTGGCTAATCGAACATTTTCCTGGTGCTTTTTTCAAAAAAGGTAATCAAGTTAAACCATTACAGATTGGTATTTTTGACGAAATTATTGATTTTTATGAGCGTTTGGACACGCCCCCTTTCAGCAAAAAAGCGTTGCGTGAAGCACTCAGTTATTACAGTTCATCCCCCGCTTACTTAAATTGCCAAAAACCAAATGCTGCACGTGTCGACCTTTTTGGTAATGAAGTGGATGTCGTCACTGAGGAGCAAGCAAAATATGCTCATCAACGCTATCAGCAACGCTATGCCGACAAGAAAGCTCAAGGTTTAAAGCAGGAAACCAAATAA